A genomic window from Pecten maximus chromosome 2, xPecMax1.1, whole genome shotgun sequence includes:
- the LOC117341218 gene encoding tripartite motif-containing protein 2-like produces MAKNDPQTGEKFLVCGLCSNWFKKPRSLPCLHSYCDNCLSKHILSSVSKGEITNRSASNTKEFNCPLCEKVITHEKFNKLPPNQWVNEFPVNKFLLDLLDIEKLKRGDKSCGPCNRNGEESTITSWCKECRDGLCDNCAKVHKGMRVSMEHTVLSRADYMKQMDLLKEYQEPCRKHAGKTLDMYCLFERELCCPNCVAEEHRRCEKVIPVDEAARKIRTEREPAFLSDSLEQYIKHIDRTMADRNNHTKKLEDTKKSLTEDFATIRIEIINMLDNMEKSAKRELNQIHGDETAQIQKEIKKCNSMKEAVTNAQILLKMAEEHGSDSRLMNTLEMIRKECFWYEEDMGKLRTRLQDCDYDFEKDHTIDNMRRTVKQLGKISVKHVPSKLPPFPNIVTFDRVEQSKMNKSTLSLRGRRIELLRTFEAKQEDDTAECWHTGAAFLGDGKLALVDRQNKKLKIYNKSYRVQHTFPLSSKPWDVTLVSGNEIAVTLPEEYAIMLLAVDDEITQTDYFSTEERCYGITFARGKFFTLCYDGDPPALKIIDSDGKEMAAISHDDNGRPLFSRPIYVTSNSSGTMVYITDERRGSITTLAEAKQYSFHYSCLEVSHAAGIDVDQAGNLYVCRNHAKSVQMVSPDGDRLKTLVARDKISYPRAIAYDPTDERLVVTQGDKSAVKVFQFMAS; encoded by the coding sequence ATGGCAAAGAACGATCCTCAGACGGGAGAGAAATTCCTCGTGTGCGGTCTCTGTTCTAACTGGTTCAAGAAACCCAGGAGTCTGCCTTGTCTCCACTCTTACTGTGACAACTGTCTGTCAAAACACATTCTCAGTTCTGTGTCTAAAGGGGAAATCACCAATCGATCAGCCTCCAACACGAAAGAGTTCAACTGTCCTCTCTGCGAAAAGGTTATCACGCACGAAAAATTCAACAAACTTCCACCCAATCAGTGGGTGAACGAATTTCCAGTGAACAAGTTTCTGTTGGATCTGTTGGATATTGAGAAATTGAAAAGAGGAGACAAGTCATGTGGTCCGTGTAATAGAAATGGCGAAGAGTCCACGATCACTTCTTGGTGTAAGGAATGCCGGGACGGTCTGTGTGACAACTGCGCAAAAGTCCACAAAGGGATGCGTGTTTCCATGGAGCATACAGTGTTGTCACGTGCCGATTATATGAAGCAAATGGATCTATTGAAAGAATACCAGGAACCGTGCAGGAAACACGCAGGAAAGACGTTAgatatgtattgtttgtttgaaAGGGAACTTTGTTGTCCGAATTGTGTAGCGGAGGAACACAGGAGATGTGAAAAGGTTATACCAGTCGATGAGGCAGCCAGGAAGATCAGGACAGAACGTGAGCCAGCATTTCTCTCCGACTCACTGGAGCAGTACATCAAACATATCGACCGAACCATGGCGGATCGAAACAATCACACCAAGAAATTAGAGGATACGAAGAAAAGTTTGACGGAAGACTTCGCAACTATCCGTATTGAGATAATAAATATGTTAGATAACATGGAGAAGTCGGCAAAACGGGAACTCAATCAAATACACGGAGACGAAACAGCACAGATtcaaaaggaaataaagaaatgtaattCAATGAAAGAGGCTGTGACCAATGCACAGATCCTATTGAAGATGGCCGAGGAGCATGGTAGCGATTCTAGATTGATGAACACTTTAGAGATGATCCGAAAGGAATGCTTCTGGTATGAGGAGGACATGGGGAAGTTGAGAACTAGACTACAAGACTGTGACTACGACTTCGAGAAGGACCACACCATTGACAACATGAGGCGTACTGTCAAACAACTCGGTAAAATCAGTGTGAAACACGTCCCATCAAAGTTACCACCATTCCCGAACATCGTTACGTTTGATCGCGTCGAGCAGTCCAAAATGAACAAGTCTACTCTCTCCCTCCGTGGACGAAGAATCGAGCTATTAAGGACGTTTGAGGCAAAGCAAGAGGACGATACGGCAGAGTGTTGGCATACAGGGGCAGCCTTCCTTGGTGACGGCAAACTCGCATTGGTGGATAGGCAGAACAAGAAACTGAAGATCTACAACAAGAGCTACCGCGTTCAGCACACATTTCCTCTGTCCTCTAAACCATGGGATGTCACTTTGGTAAGTGGTAATGAAATAGCTGTGACACTTCCTGAGGAATATGCCATCATGCTGCTGGCTGTGGATGACGAAATAACGCAGACAGATTACTTCTCGACGGAGGAGAGATGTTATGGCATTACGTTCGCCAGGGGCAAATTCTTCACGCTTTGTTATGACGGAGACCCACCCGCACTGAAGATCATTGATTCGGATGGGAAAGAGATGGCTGCAATATCACATGACGACAACGGAAGGCCGCTCTTCTCTCGGCCTATCTACGTCACTTCGAACTCGTCGGGGACCATGGTTTACATCACGGACGAGAGGCGTGGCTCCATAACCACACTGGCGGAGGCAAAACAGTACTCCTTTCATTACTCGTGTCTGGAGGTGAGCCACGCCGCGGGTATTGACGTCGATCAAGCGGGAAACCTTTACGTATGTCGAAATCACGCTAAGAGCGTCCAGATGGTGTCTCCAGACGGGGACAGATTGAAGACCCTTGTGGCCCGGGATAAGATCTCCTACCCGCGGGCTATCGCTTATGACCCCACAGACGAGAGGCTTGTAGTCACTCAAGGAGACAAAAGTGCCGTCAAGGTGTTTCAGTTCATGGCTTCATAA